The DNA segment ATGTCTATTACTGGGATAGTCTGATGCCGCAAAATTCGGCTGCATTGGCCTATTTTTTATTGCGTTCTTCCTGCACCATTTCCAGTAATGGAGGACGGGAATTGAAGGGCTTTTTAACTTTAGTGAACCGGTCAGGATTTGTATTTTCTGATCTGACCATGCTTGTATTTGCATGTACGTTTTTTCAGGAGAAAAAAGATATCCGTCTGATGTCTGCTGAAGTACTGATTAACCTTGTTGAAATGCGCGCCATTGATCTTGCCTTGCTGTCCGAAAAGCTGGCTTACCTGTCTAATAATAAATATGGACCTTTTTTAAGATTGGTAGAAAGTATAAGTATGCTGAAAGACATCTCTCCATTACACAATTCTGCATTTTTACAGTTGATGGAAGGGATCTTTAAAGGGATGGAGGTGGAGGAAAAGCTGCCGGTTAACTTTAAAAAGATAGTGGAACATTATGTGGATGTTCTTTATAAAACAAAAGAAAAGCCTTCGGCAGATGCAGTTACTTTGTTTGATAAACTGAAAGACAATGCGGCATTGAAAGCCTTGGTAAAGCAAATTTTAAAATAGACGAGAATGACAGATTTACAATATCAGTATAGCGGTGTTTCCACTTATACAAAAGAAAAAGGAGTAAATAGCCTTGTTTTGGCACATCAAACAGAAATCGAGGCCGTAAATAATATTCCTTGCTTTTTTTGGGGTACACTAACCGATCCTTATGTGACGGCAAAATGCTGGAGTACGATTGCTAAGGTAGTTCGATCCAGTTTTGGACCTACACCGCCAAGTTTACGGGACCCGATTGTTTCGGCGGGGACAGAACGAATCCGGTTTGAAGGCTTCTCGTCTTGCAATGGGGTTTATGTAAGGCTGGACATGAAACCGGAATCTATAGATGGCGAATTTATTGCCAACGGTACGACCAATGTCGATTTTAATGACCCCATGCTGAATGCCTTGAACAGCATTCAAAAAAACGAAAAGGTAACATTAGCAGTGGGTCAACAGGATGTACAGGTGATGACGAGTAAGACGAAAGTAACGGAGAAGAAAGTCACCCTGCCTATGCGCTGGATTAAGGGATTAACGAGTGTGCAGTTATACCTGGCGGATATGGATCTGAAGTTTGAGTTGAATAAGATCCAGACGATACAGCTTTTTCAAACCTTACCAAAGGGAAGTGTAAAAGGCGATTTCTTTATCACAAAACGGGCGGGTAAGTTTATGTTCTCTACATTGATGACTGCCGATGGAGTACGCATTGGCGGCATACACAGGCTGCGCTTGCTGGATGGGGTTTTGGCGATATCGGAAAAGATTTTTGTTTACGAATCTGCGGATAAACAAACCTGTGCCATCGTATGCGAGTTTGGTAAAATGCAATTGCTGATGGCTTTTTCTCCGGATGCCTATAG comes from the Pedobacter sp. FW305-3-2-15-E-R2A2 genome and includes:
- a CDS encoding SWIM zinc finger family protein; the protein is MTDLQYQYSGVSTYTKEKGVNSLVLAHQTEIEAVNNIPCFFWGTLTDPYVTAKCWSTIAKVVRSSFGPTPPSLRDPIVSAGTERIRFEGFSSCNGVYVRLDMKPESIDGEFIANGTTNVDFNDPMLNALNSIQKNEKVTLAVGQQDVQVMTSKTKVTEKKVTLPMRWIKGLTSVQLYLADMDLKFELNKIQTIQLFQTLPKGSVKGDFFITKRAGKFMFSTLMTADGVRIGGIHRLRLLDGVLAISEKIFVYESADKQTCAIVCEFGKMQLLMAFSPDAYRGFSGEGKALEHMTENVPVEWVYGLNSLLKSNETFDPTLLSIEHDIDFGTMDQLTSSLSSIGLLGYDLMGRSHFYRQLPFKTQRILSLNPRLKNAKKLVDNEEVQILRNEAGYVEANVKGTGVQHKVVMDHQGDRCTCEWFTAYQGKRGICKHMLAVKMLIQ